tctctctttgtttctctGCCTGAGCTCTAGCCCCGGCAGCAATCTGTTCGATGTATTCCATGTCTTCTCTAAACCTCTGCAaacctctcttcctcttctgttcTTGTTCGCTCTGCTATTCATTCATGCACCAACCGGTTAGAGAAAATAATCTCGAGTATATGATGACTCATGAAACTAGGTTAGGCAAATCATATAATTCAACCTCAGATTTGTCCAGCTTCCTTCTAGCTTTGTCCCTCTTCTTACCTTCCCACAGATCAATCTTTCTGTTTAACTTCTCGTACCTGCTTGTGAATACATATGTTAAATGTAATTAACAACACCATGTATTAGttcatttttttgtgtgtgtattGTGAGACTTACCTTGCTTTGATCTTGGCTAGTTCAGCTTTTTCCCAAGCATCAGCTGTAGAATCATCTTTTCGACTAGTTTGGCTTGAACTCTGCCTTTTGCTTTCCCTAGACGGAAGCCGGAGAGGTGAAGGCGATagaagaggaggaggtggtggtggagcaCGACGTTCTGATCGTGTCCTGGCCGGTGGTTGTTTTGGCGGTTCAGAAACTGGTTTCCTTTGTCTTCCATGTTTCTCCCTTGACTCTCCACTTCGTCTGGTGTGATCTCCATTTAACTCTAGTTCCTTAAGTGAAAGTTGTCCTATAGTAAAATGTAAAATTGATTTCTAACATCCAGTTTAACAACAATCTTTTTGATGTGTTCCGCAACTGTCACCTGAGAATCTTCTTGATAAGCTTCTCGGTTCTTCAAAAGGCGATGCTTCTCTTCTACTCTTGCTCCTTGACAAGGAAGTTCCATTTTCGAGGccactctgtttttttttaatattacaaacTAGATCAAAACTCAAACTACCAGAAAAATGGTCACTCTAATTAACAATAGAAAAAAAGTCTTTGTTAGAACCCTAATTACATGATAACTCTCTAGCCAAGTTTCTTCAAAAGTGGTTATGGCATAAGCAGTGGCTGCAACTGCAGCTGCGTGGTCCATCTCGCTGATCGGGTCATAGCCCTGGTCGCTCATTTGCCTCATGAACTGCTTTTGTAACCAGCTTGAAGACTTCTTCTTATCTACCAAGCACACGTAATATGATGTAAGCCCAAGGTGAAAAATTAATCAAGCATCAGAGATTGgtgtaacaaaaataacatatCAGAAGTTTGTGGCACCTTCTTTGAATGAAACAGACCTCCTTGCTGGCACTTTCTTCTCTCTAGTGGAGCTACCAACCTCACCAGTTTCCCCCCGGGAAGTTTGATGCCTCCTCCTGagataaataacaaaataattctTACATCAAtatgtgaacaaaaaaaaaagtgaacaaaaaaaaaaatcttacatcAACATATGTTCATCTATATGTATGAATGAAAATGTGAATTTTGAGATTTAGTGATTTACCTTGTTTGTTTGATCAAGCTATCCATATTCAATCTAAAAAATATGGTGGGAGAACTTGAGAGGGTTTGGTTAGATGTGATGGagggttttgggtttttgaaggttttttttgagattattgCTTTGCAAGCAAGTTTCAGATTTAGATCATAAAGGTGTGTAGGTAAAGTAAAGAACactttttttcattcttttcccTCTTTGGCTTTTTGGTTCTTTGCTTTCTCAAAAGGACAGTGAAAAGAACATAACAGATTCCTTTATATTCAACTTTCATATACTGGATAAAGGAATCATTTCCATGCAGAAAACACAGGAAAATGAATCTTAATTAAGAACCAGAAAACAAGGCCGAGATTCCTATATGTATATGAACGAGAGTTGTAATAAAGTTCCAGGACTTTATGTGTACTGCCTTCACGTCTTATTTGAACGCGTACTATTTTctgattctttttctttctaaCGTCTTCATTATCACACTATCatcatgaataaaataaaaaccattGTAATGAAGAGCAACAAGCTTGCTTGGCTAAACAGTCAACACATTGATTCGCTGATCTTTTCTTATGAATAAAAACAACTGAGAAGACCATTTGCTGCCGAGATCGGATTGACGTTATATAGTGTTGTAAACCGCGATGGAGGGTGATCAATGATACCCTCAACAACAACACCATCCACCACTATTTTCTGATTCTATCACAATTTCTTCTATTGATTTATctgttttaattaaattaataaaaagttaaataataacaaattaaatattaaaaaattaataaacctgtgtgaaaaaaaatcaacgataaataatttaaaacggAGAAACtattggtttttaaaaatagCTTAAAAATTCCAATGATTCCAATCCAGCCAACACAGAGAACGACGAAAACGCTGTCGTATTAAATACTGTTTAAATC
This sequence is a window from Raphanus sativus cultivar WK10039 unplaced genomic scaffold, ASM80110v3 Scaffold2428, whole genome shotgun sequence. Protein-coding genes within it:
- the LOC108852658 gene encoding remorin isoform X3, giving the protein MLMRRHQTSRGETGEVGSSTREKKVPARRSVSFKEDKKKSSSWLQKQFMRQMSDQGYDPISEMDHAAAVAATAYAITTFEETWLESYHSGLENGTSLSRSKSRREASPFEEPRSLSRRFSGQLSLKELELNGDHTRRSGESREKHGRQRKPVSEPPKQPPARTRSERRAPPPPPPLLSPSPLRLPSRESKRQSSSQTSRKDDSTADAWEKAELAKIKARYEKLNRKIDLWEGKKRDKARRKLDKSEQSEQEQKRKRGLQRFREDMEYIEQIAAGARAQAEKQRENEELQVKEKAGIVRSTGKIPGKTCFCF
- the LOC108852658 gene encoding remorin isoform X1, coding for MDSLIKQTRRRHQTSRGETGEVGSSTREKKVPARRSVSFKEDKKKSSSWLQKQFMRQMSDQGYDPISEMDHAAAVAATAYAITTFEETWLESYHSGLENGTSLSRSKSRREASPFEEPRSLSRRFSGQLSLKELELNGDHTRRSGESREKHGRQRKPVSEPPKQPPARTRSERRAPPPPPPLLSPSPLRLPSRESKRQSSSQTSRKDDSTADAWEKAELAKIKARYEKLNRKIDLWEGKKRDKARRKLDKSEQSEQEQKRKRGLQRFREDMEYIEQIAAGARAQAEKQRENEELQVKEKAGIVRSTGKIPGKTCFCF
- the LOC108852658 gene encoding remorin isoform X2, with amino-acid sequence MDSLIKQTRRRHQTSRGETGEVGSSTREKKVPARRSVSFKEDKKKSSSWLQKQFMRQMSDQGYDPISEMDHAAAVAATAYAITTFEETWLESYHSGLENGTSLSRSKSRREASPFEEPRSLSRRFSGQLSLKELELNGDHTRRSGESREKHGRQRKPVSEPPKQPPARTRSERRAPPPPPPLLSPSPLRLPSRESKRQSSSQTSRKDDSTADAWEKAELAKIKARYEKLNRKIDLWEGKKRDKARRKLDKSESEQEQKRKRGLQRFREDMEYIEQIAAGARAQAEKQRENEELQVKEKAGIVRSTGKIPGKTCFCF